The Thermococcus sp. genomic interval GAGGTAGAGGCGATAACCTTCGGGAACTTCGAACGGGTCTTTGAGCGGGTCATCGGCTGATCACAGGGAAACGAGGATGGCTCCGATCACTATGAGAAGTGCACCGACTGCCGTCTTCGCGTTCATTTCCTCCCTCAGGACGAGCCAAGCCAGAACTATCGCAAGGGCAACGCTCGTTTTGTCTATCGCTATCACGGCGGTTGTTCTTCCGTTCTTTATGGCCATGAAGTAGAAAAGCCAGGAAAGGGCTCCGGCGAGACCGGAAAGGGTTATCAGAAACAGAGAACGGTAGTCAAGGCCGGTTGTGTTCGTTTTACCCGTG includes:
- a CDS encoding EamA family transporter; amino-acid sequence: MKAPAYIIYAILSAFFAALVPIFGKLGLRDVDSTVATVVRAFIMFVFLLLVALSTGKTNTTGLDYRSLFLITLSGLAGALSWLFYFMAIKNGRTTAVIAIDKTSVALAIVLAWLVLREEMNAKTAVGALLIVIGAILVSL